The segment TTCCTCGACGCGGTCGGCCTCGCGCTGTCGTCGATCTGGGCCAACAAGCTCCGGTCGTTCATGATGGTGCTCGGCAACGTGGTGGCGGTAACGTCGATCATCGCCGTCGTGTCACTCATCCAGGGCATGAACGGGTACGTGGCCGAGACGATCATCTCCGAGGTCGGCGTCGGCACGTTCCAGATCGCGCGTGTGGGCGTCATCACCAACGAGGACGAGGAAGAAGAAGCGCGTCGCCGGAACCCCGACGTCTCGCTCGTCGACCTCCGCGCGATCAAGGCGATGGGGGGCACGATCGACGCGGTGATGGCGCAGGCCGGGAGCGGCGCGAACGTCTCGTTCAGGAACGTGACCGTCGAGAACGTGAGCGTGCGCGGCGTGTCTGCCGATTACGACCAGTTCGGCGGGTACGAGGCCGAACGCGGCCGCACGATCAGCCGCATCGAGATCCAGCGCTCGCGCCCGCTCGCCTATCTGGGCATCGAGACCGCCACGAAGCTGTTCAAGGGCCGCAATCCGATCGACCAGATCATCATGGTCAACGGTGTCCACTTCCGCGTGGCCGGCGTGAACGAACGGAAGGGCAGCCTGTTCGGCAACTCGCAGGACGACTTCGTGGTGATCCCGCTCGGCGCGTTCCAGAAGTTGTTCGGATCGCGGCGCAGCTTCGAGATCACCGTCAAGCCCACCGACCCGTCGCTGGTCCCGCAGGCGATGGAGGAAGCGCGCGTCGCCCTGCGCACCTCGCGCAAGCTGCGGCCGCGCGACAAGGACAACTTCGGCATCGTGACGTCCGACACGTTCATGGCGCTCTGGACCAGCTTCAGCCAGGGCGCGTTCGCGGTGCTGATCGGCCTCGTGTCGCTCTCGCTGCTCGTCGGCGGCATCGTGATCATGAACATCATGCTGATGGTGGTGAGCGAGCGCACGCGCGAGATCGGCCTGCGCAAGGCGCTCGGGGCGCGGCGGCGCGACATCGTCTGGCAGGTGCTCACCGAGTCGACGACGCTGTCGGTGGTGGGCGGCATGGTCGGCACGCTGCTCGGGTTCACCGTGGCGTCGCTCGTGGCGTACTTCACGCCGATTCCGGCGCGCATCGAACCCTGGTCGGTCGTGCTCGGCATCGGCATCACGGCGGTGGTGGGGCTGTTCTTCGGGCTCTACCCCGCGACGCGGGCCGCCAAG is part of the Acidobacteriota bacterium genome and harbors:
- a CDS encoding ABC transporter permease codes for the protein MNKFLDAVGLALSSIWANKLRSFMMVLGNVVAVTSIIAVVSLIQGMNGYVAETIISEVGVGTFQIARVGVITNEDEEEEARRRNPDVSLVDLRAIKAMGGTIDAVMAQAGSGANVSFRNVTVENVSVRGVSADYDQFGGYEAERGRTISRIEIQRSRPLAYLGIETATKLFKGRNPIDQIIMVNGVHFRVAGVNERKGSLFGNSQDDFVVIPLGAFQKLFGSRRSFEITVKPTDPSLVPQAMEEARVALRTSRKLRPRDKDNFGIVTSDTFMALWTSFSQGAFAVLIGLVSLSLLVGGIVIMNIMLMVVSERTREIGLRKALGARRRDIVWQVLTESTTLSVVGGMVGTLLGFTVASLVAYFTPIPARIEPWSVVLGIGITAVVGLFFGLYPATRAAKLDPIEALRRE